The Firmicutes bacterium HGW-Firmicutes-1 genome has a segment encoding these proteins:
- a CDS encoding GNAT family N-acetyltransferase, translating into MRNVVENNENNQLKIENVDLKELSIILELQKLCYKENAVRYNDYKIPPMVQTIEELQEEFSHGLILKAVEESKIIGSIRAYEKDNVCYIGRVIVHPNFQNKGIGRRLMNDIESSYPKCSKFELYTGFKDEKNIYFYRKLGYKIFKEELLSDKVKFLFLEKINIVSPEVI; encoded by the coding sequence ATGAGAAATGTTGTTGAAAATAACGAAAACAATCAACTCAAAATTGAAAATGTAGATTTAAAGGAACTTTCCATAATTTTGGAATTGCAGAAGCTATGCTATAAAGAGAATGCTGTACGATACAATGACTACAAAATTCCTCCGATGGTACAGACAATAGAAGAGTTACAAGAAGAATTTTCACATGGCTTAATATTAAAAGCCGTAGAAGAATCGAAAATTATTGGTAGTATAAGAGCATATGAAAAAGATAATGTATGTTACATAGGTAGGGTTATAGTTCATCCAAATTTCCAGAATAAGGGTATAGGGAGAAGATTGATGAATGATATCGAAAGTAGTTATCCGAAATGTAGTAAATTTGAATTGTATACAGGGTTTAAAGACGAAAAAAACATATATTTTTATAGGAAATTAGGCTACAAAATTTTCAAAGAAGAATTACTAAGTGATAAGGTAAAATTTCTTTTTCTTGAGAAGATAAATATTGTTTCACCTGAAGTTATTTAA